AAGCAACTTGTCGAAAGGAGACCATTCCAGGACCACTCGCAATCCATAAGAGGCTAAACGGCTCCGTACGCGATCCACAGCCTCTCGATCCCAATCCACACCGAGAAGAAGGCCGTCCGGGGCCGAAGCTTCCAGTATTGCCTCGGCATAACTTCCACCCCCCACGGTGGCATCCACGTATCGACCCCCGGAGCGACACTTGAGCAAACCGATAACTTCCTTCAGCAGAACCGGAGCATGGCGGCTCGACGAGGGACAAGTCGGCTTCACGTCATTCAGCCTGTCCACTGCCTAGAAAGAAACGTCCCCATCAGGAGTAGGCCTCCTTACTGAGACGCTCAAAATTGTCCGCAGCCCATTTGTCATATTCGCGCCACTGGCTCATATCCCAAATCTCAATGTGGTCCAAACTACCCACCACCAAAACCTCTTGCTGAATACTCGCCCGCTCCCGATGCAGGGATGGAATCAAAATGCGCCCCTGTTTGTCGATTTCAGACTCCACACCGCTGGCAATGTAATAACGGATCAGAGCCCGATAG
Above is a genomic segment from Desulfosoma sp. containing:
- the mraZ gene encoding division/cell wall cluster transcriptional repressor MraZ; protein product: MGLLKTPRFRGQFVVRLDDKGRLRIPTKLRETLQQNYTDGLILAAGPRWLDAYPPEVWEILEEKIMAKAGLHEDYRALIRYYIASGVESEIDKQGRILIPSLHRERASIQQEVLVVGSLDHIEIWDMSQWREYDKWAADNFERLSKEAYS